The following are from one region of the Luteimonas sp. MC1572 genome:
- the pgl gene encoding 6-phosphogluconolactonase: MTGRGAAHVGDTLLDGRVQFEAFQDATQWAWAAAVSVSAALKRDLEQQPRARLLLSGGNTPGAAYEALSRAPIEWERVDVALVDERWLLPDDVDSNARLVRESLLRNHAARARFEAITRAGRSIEEAVTTANMHARQAAGVVVLGMGDDGHTASLFPGMRGLDDAFASTRPYVAVDARGCPGAEQWPRRISLTPAGIAPAHSRFLLIRGLHKRALLERVLAGDDPAEFPIRIAFLTPGAPLRILWCP, encoded by the coding sequence GTGACCGGACGCGGCGCCGCGCACGTCGGTGACACCCTGCTCGACGGCCGCGTGCAGTTCGAGGCCTTCCAGGACGCCACGCAGTGGGCGTGGGCGGCCGCGGTGTCGGTCTCGGCGGCGCTCAAGCGCGACCTGGAGCAGCAGCCGCGCGCACGCCTGCTGCTTTCGGGGGGCAACACCCCGGGAGCGGCTTACGAGGCCCTGTCCCGGGCACCGATCGAGTGGGAGCGCGTCGATGTCGCGCTTGTCGACGAACGCTGGCTGCTCCCCGACGACGTCGACAGCAACGCCCGCCTGGTGCGCGAATCCCTGCTGCGCAACCATGCCGCGCGCGCGCGCTTCGAGGCGATCACCCGTGCCGGGCGCAGCATCGAAGAGGCGGTGACCACAGCCAACATGCACGCCCGACAGGCCGCGGGCGTGGTCGTGCTGGGCATGGGCGACGATGGGCACACCGCATCGCTGTTCCCGGGCATGCGCGGGCTCGACGACGCATTCGCCTCGACGCGCCCCTACGTCGCGGTGGATGCGCGCGGCTGCCCGGGCGCCGAGCAATGGCCGCGCCGCATCAGCCTCACGCCGGCCGGCATCGCGCCGGCCCACAGCCGGTTCCTGCTGATCCGCGGCCTGCACAAGCGCGCGCTGCTCGAGCGCGTGCTCGCCGGCGACGACCCCGCGGAGTTCCCGATTCGCATCGCCTTCCTGACGCCCGGAGCGCCACTGCGCATCCTGTGGTGCCCTTGA
- a CDS encoding DNA ligase has protein sequence MTCRLPANVTALRAAALAWACACTFAAPVALTAQPGLMHAAATAGAPADALPGDVAGYWVSEKLDGVRGRWDGRRLWTRAGHAIDPPDWFTAGWPQHAMDGELWLGRGRFDEVAALLRRSRNDDAWRAVRFLVFDLPEHGGPFAARVAAMRTLSGVGAPPWLRAVAQSRVADAAGLQARLAAVLSAGGEGLMLHHGTALYTAGRSDGLRKLKPHDDAEARVVAHLPGNGKYAGMLGALLVERADGTRFRLGSGLSDAERATPPPVGSLVTYRYNGYTGTGLPRFARFLRIRTPEDAPGQR, from the coding sequence ATGACATGCCGCCTTCCCGCCAACGTCACGGCCCTCCGCGCCGCCGCGCTGGCCTGGGCCTGTGCCTGCACGTTTGCCGCGCCGGTGGCGCTGACTGCCCAGCCCGGCCTGATGCACGCCGCCGCCACGGCAGGCGCGCCTGCGGATGCTCTTCCAGGCGATGTCGCCGGCTACTGGGTCAGCGAAAAGCTCGACGGCGTCCGCGGCCGCTGGGACGGCCGCCGCCTGTGGACGCGGGCGGGGCATGCCATCGACCCGCCCGACTGGTTCACCGCCGGCTGGCCGCAACACGCCATGGACGGTGAGCTCTGGCTGGGCCGTGGGCGCTTCGACGAGGTCGCCGCCCTGCTCCGCCGCAGCCGCAACGATGACGCCTGGCGCGCGGTCCGCTTCCTGGTGTTCGACCTGCCCGAACACGGCGGCCCGTTCGCGGCGCGCGTCGCGGCCATGCGCACGCTGTCGGGCGTCGGCGCGCCGCCGTGGCTGCGCGCCGTGGCGCAATCGCGGGTGGCCGATGCCGCGGGCCTGCAGGCGCGGCTGGCGGCGGTGCTGTCCGCGGGCGGCGAAGGACTGATGCTCCACCACGGCACCGCGCTGTACACGGCGGGCCGCAGCGATGGACTGCGCAAGCTCAAGCCGCACGACGATGCCGAGGCCCGGGTCGTGGCGCACCTGCCCGGCAACGGCAAGTACGCCGGCATGCTGGGAGCGCTGCTGGTGGAACGGGCCGACGGCACACGCTTCCGGCTGGGCAGTGGCCTGAGCGATGCCGAACGCGCCACCCCGCCGCCCGTGGGCAGTCTCGTCACCTACCGCTACAACGGCTACACCGGCACCGGGCTACCGCGTTTCGCACGCTTCCTGCGCATCCGCACGCCCGAGGACGCGCCGGGGCAGCGTTGA
- the smc gene encoding chromosome segregation protein SMC, which translates to MRLSTIKLSGFKSFVDPTTLHLPTNMTGVVGPNGCGKSNIIDAVRWVMGESSASRLRGDSLTDVIFSGSTARKPVSQATVELVFDNSDHTITGEFAAFNEISVKRLVSRDGQSSYYLNGAKCRRRDITDLFLGTGLGPRSYSIIEQGMISQIIEAKPEDLRVYLEEAAGISKYKERRKETETRIRHTRENLDRLGDLREEVGKQLGHLARQARQAEQYTAIQAERRIRDAEWKALEYRALDAKLSRLREGLSQEETRLQQLIAEQREAEREIETGRVRREEAMEALNAAQAAGYEVGGMLARVEQQIAHQRELSQRLLRAREEAEDALAEIGQHISGDEERLAILAESVAEAEPALEMLREDDSARQDALRDAEAALAGWQERWDAHSRGQSEAARAGDVERTRVDYLDRQSLEADRRREQLATERAALDLDALAEAFAAAAAQHETQSIAIEALGEGLEARKQAALDLQDQQRAGQQALSDVRKEAQEARGRLSSLETLQHAALGQEQGAAMAWLRQHGLDSGTRVGEALQVEAGWENAVEGALGQMIEGVLVDSPESLVEALADLGDGRIALVSSAAGDADFAPTSLAARVRGPLAIRRLLSRLHVAESLDEARVLQARLDPADSVITRDGERLGAGWLRVLRSGAARQGALLREREIQGLRERIEELQAREAELEAAQGSGRERLLAAEQAREDVQRQMYQAHRAVSELAGQMQGQQGRLDAARNRIEKIDVELAQLAETLATSGEQARDARGRLEDAVTRMGDLETTRRELDAERARLTEARDAARSAARESREQAHALALQLESQRTQVTALRQALSRMGGQRGQLDTRLGEIAAQLAEGDTPVETLEQQRQLALAERVRAEQTLGQARSALEGVDAGLREYEQVRHQRDEQAIAQREAIAQRRLDQQALVIHAEQLAASVVEAGFVLDDVVAGLAEDAEVTAWGKQVQDFDNRLRRLEPVNLAAIQEHAEAAQRKEYLDSQDADLTSALDTLEDAIRKIDRETRGRFKDTFDRVNSGVQEIYPRLFGGGHAYLELTGEDLLDTGVAIMARPPGKRVSNISLLSGGEKAMTAVALVFAIFQLNPAPFCLLDEVDAPLDEANVGRFTAMVSEMSQKVQFLFVTHNKATMEAATQLSGVTMREPGVSRLVSVDLAEAARLAGAA; encoded by the coding sequence ATGCGCCTGTCCACGATCAAGCTTTCCGGCTTCAAATCCTTCGTCGATCCCACCACGCTGCACCTGCCGACCAACATGACCGGCGTGGTCGGTCCCAACGGCTGCGGCAAGTCGAACATCATCGACGCCGTGCGCTGGGTGATGGGCGAGAGTTCGGCCAGCCGCCTGCGCGGCGACTCGCTGACCGACGTGATCTTCTCCGGTTCCACCGCCCGCAAGCCGGTCTCGCAGGCCACCGTCGAGCTGGTCTTCGACAACAGCGACCACACCATCACCGGCGAGTTCGCCGCCTTCAACGAGATCTCGGTGAAGCGCCTGGTCTCGCGCGACGGCCAGAGCAGCTATTACCTGAATGGGGCCAAGTGCCGCCGGCGCGACATCACCGACCTGTTCCTCGGCACGGGTCTCGGGCCGCGCAGCTACTCGATCATCGAGCAGGGGATGATCAGCCAGATCATCGAGGCCAAGCCCGAGGACCTGCGCGTGTACCTGGAAGAGGCCGCCGGCATCTCCAAGTACAAGGAGCGCCGCAAGGAAACCGAGACCCGCATCCGCCACACCCGCGAAAACCTGGACCGCCTCGGTGACCTGCGCGAGGAAGTCGGCAAGCAGCTTGGCCACTTGGCGCGCCAGGCGCGCCAGGCCGAGCAGTACACCGCCATCCAGGCCGAGCGCCGGATCCGCGACGCCGAGTGGAAGGCGCTGGAATACCGCGCGCTGGACGCGAAGCTGTCCCGCCTGCGCGAAGGGCTGTCGCAGGAAGAGACCCGCCTGCAGCAGCTGATCGCCGAACAGCGCGAGGCCGAGCGCGAGATCGAGACCGGGCGCGTGCGGCGCGAGGAGGCCATGGAGGCGCTCAACGCGGCGCAGGCGGCCGGCTACGAGGTCGGCGGCATGCTGGCGCGCGTGGAGCAGCAGATCGCGCACCAGCGCGAGCTGTCGCAGCGCCTGCTGCGCGCCCGCGAAGAGGCCGAGGACGCGTTGGCCGAGATCGGCCAGCACATCAGCGGCGACGAGGAGCGGCTTGCGATCCTGGCCGAGTCGGTGGCCGAGGCCGAACCCGCGCTGGAGATGCTGCGCGAGGACGACAGCGCCCGCCAGGACGCGCTGCGCGACGCCGAAGCCGCGCTGGCCGGCTGGCAGGAGCGCTGGGACGCGCACAGCCGCGGCCAGTCCGAGGCCGCGCGTGCCGGCGATGTCGAGCGCACCCGTGTCGACTATCTGGACCGCCAGTCGCTCGAAGCCGACCGCCGTCGCGAACAGCTCGCCACCGAGCGCGCCGCGCTCGATCTCGACGCGCTGGCCGAGGCGTTCGCCGCGGCCGCCGCGCAACACGAAACACAGTCCATCGCGATCGAGGCGCTGGGTGAAGGCCTGGAGGCGCGCAAGCAGGCCGCGCTCGATCTCCAGGACCAGCAGCGCGCCGGGCAGCAGGCGCTGTCGGACGTGCGCAAGGAGGCGCAGGAAGCGCGCGGCCGGCTGTCCTCGCTGGAGACCCTGCAGCACGCCGCGCTCGGCCAGGAGCAGGGCGCGGCGATGGCCTGGCTGCGCCAGCACGGCCTGGATTCCGGCACCCGCGTCGGCGAGGCGCTGCAGGTCGAGGCCGGCTGGGAGAACGCGGTCGAGGGCGCGCTCGGGCAGATGATCGAGGGCGTGCTGGTCGACAGCCCCGAGTCGCTGGTCGAGGCGCTCGCCGATCTTGGCGACGGCCGCATCGCGCTGGTGTCGTCCGCGGCCGGCGATGCCGACTTCGCGCCGACTTCGCTTGCCGCCCGCGTACGCGGCCCACTGGCGATCCGTCGCCTGCTGTCGCGCCTGCACGTCGCCGAGTCGCTTGACGAGGCGCGCGTGCTGCAGGCGCGACTGGACCCCGCCGACTCGGTGATCACCCGCGACGGCGAGCGCCTCGGCGCCGGCTGGCTGCGCGTGCTGCGCTCGGGCGCCGCGCGCCAGGGCGCACTGCTGCGCGAGCGCGAGATCCAGGGCCTGCGCGAACGCATCGAAGAGCTGCAGGCGCGCGAGGCCGAACTCGAGGCAGCGCAGGGCAGCGGGCGTGAGCGCCTGCTGGCCGCCGAACAGGCGCGCGAGGACGTGCAGCGCCAGATGTACCAGGCGCATCGCGCGGTGTCCGAGCTCGCCGGCCAGATGCAGGGCCAGCAGGGCCGCCTGGACGCCGCGCGCAACCGCATCGAGAAGATCGATGTCGAACTCGCGCAGCTCGCCGAGACGCTCGCAACCAGTGGCGAACAGGCGCGCGACGCCCGTGGCCGCCTGGAAGACGCGGTCACCCGCATGGGCGACCTGGAAACCACGCGACGCGAGCTCGACGCCGAGCGCGCCCGCCTGACCGAAGCACGCGATGCCGCGCGCAGCGCAGCCCGCGAGTCACGCGAGCAGGCCCACGCGCTGGCGCTCCAGCTGGAATCGCAGCGCACCCAGGTGACCGCGCTGCGCCAGGCGCTGTCGCGCATGGGCGGCCAGCGTGGCCAGCTTGATACCCGCCTGGGCGAGATCGCCGCGCAGCTCGCCGAAGGCGATACGCCGGTGGAAACGCTCGAGCAGCAGCGCCAGCTGGCGCTCGCCGAGCGCGTCCGCGCCGAACAGACGCTGGGGCAGGCGCGCAGCGCGCTGGAAGGCGTCGATGCCGGCCTGCGCGAATACGAACAGGTCCGCCACCAGCGCGACGAACAGGCCATCGCCCAGCGCGAAGCCATCGCACAGCGCCGGCTCGACCAGCAGGCCCTGGTGATCCACGCCGAGCAGCTGGCCGCTTCGGTGGTCGAGGCCGGCTTCGTGCTCGACGACGTGGTGGCCGGCCTTGCCGAAGACGCCGAGGTCACCGCCTGGGGCAAGCAGGTGCAGGACTTCGACAACCGCCTGCGCCGGCTGGAGCCGGTCAACCTGGCCGCGATCCAGGAGCATGCCGAAGCCGCGCAGCGCAAGGAGTACCTGGACAGCCAGGACGCCGATCTCACCTCGGCGCTCGACACCCTCGAGGACGCGATCCGCAAGATCGACCGCGAGACGCGTGGCCGCTTCAAGGACACCTTCGACCGCGTCAACTCCGGCGTGCAGGAAATCTATCCGCGCCTGTTCGGTGGCGGGCACGCCTACCTGGAGCTCACCGGAGAGGACCTGCTGGACACAGGCGTGGCGATCATGGCGCGGCCCCCGGGCAAGCGCGTGTCGAACATCTCGCTGCTGTCCGGCGGCGAGAAGGCGATGACCGCGGTCGCGCTGGTGTTCGCGATCTTCCAGCTCAATCCCGCGCCGTTCTGCCTGCTCGACGAAGTCGACGCGCCGCTGGACGAAGCCAACGTCGGCCGCTTCACGGCGATGGTGTCGGAAATGAGCCAGAAGGTGCAGTTCCTGTTCGTCACCCACAACAAGGCGACCATGGAGGCCGC
- the ugpC gene encoding sn-glycerol-3-phosphate ABC transporter ATP-binding protein UgpC, translating into MAQVRLDHVRKVYPDGFVAVSDAGFEVADGELLVLVGPSGCGKSTLLRMIAGLEAVSGGTITIGDRIVNDVAPRDRDIAMVFQSYALYPHMSVAGNLAFGLKLRGHDKATIAARVGEAARMLGIEDLLERKPAALSGGQRQRVALGRALVRQPQVFLLDEPLSNLDARLRAAMRVEIARLHRSLGATMVYVTHDQVEAMTLGQRIVVLDGGRIRQIDTPMALYERPADVFVATFLGSPAMNVIAGRLDADRAGFVASDGMRIPLPGLHASSEWSGRPLLLGVRPEHLLRAERGDAAGGAFDALVEVVEPVGNEVFVNLRLGDHTLVARLPPGALPRPGESISLRVAVEHVHVFDGAPGADGARLEADGGG; encoded by the coding sequence ATGGCGCAGGTGCGGCTCGACCACGTCCGCAAGGTCTACCCCGACGGCTTCGTCGCGGTGTCCGATGCCGGTTTCGAAGTGGCCGATGGCGAACTGCTGGTGCTGGTTGGCCCATCGGGCTGCGGCAAGTCCACCCTGCTGCGGATGATCGCCGGGCTGGAGGCGGTGAGCGGCGGCACCATCACCATCGGCGACAGGATCGTCAACGATGTCGCCCCGCGCGACCGCGACATCGCCATGGTGTTCCAGAGCTACGCGCTGTATCCGCACATGAGCGTCGCCGGCAACCTGGCGTTCGGCCTGAAGCTGCGCGGGCACGACAAGGCCACGATTGCCGCGCGCGTGGGCGAAGCCGCGCGCATGCTGGGCATCGAGGACCTGCTGGAGCGCAAGCCGGCGGCGCTGTCGGGCGGTCAGCGGCAGCGCGTTGCCCTGGGGCGTGCGCTGGTGCGCCAGCCGCAGGTCTTCCTGCTCGATGAGCCGTTGTCCAACCTCGATGCGCGGCTGCGCGCGGCGATGCGGGTGGAGATCGCGCGCCTGCATCGCAGCCTCGGCGCGACCATGGTCTACGTCACCCACGACCAGGTCGAGGCCATGACCCTGGGGCAGCGCATCGTGGTGCTTGACGGAGGCCGCATCCGCCAGATCGACACGCCGATGGCCCTCTACGAACGCCCGGCCGACGTGTTCGTGGCGACTTTCCTGGGCAGCCCGGCGATGAACGTGATCGCCGGTCGGCTCGACGCGGATCGCGCCGGCTTTGTCGCCAGCGACGGCATGCGGATTCCACTGCCGGGGTTGCATGCGTCTAGCGAATGGTCCGGACGGCCGCTGCTGCTTGGCGTGCGCCCCGAGCACCTGCTGCGTGCGGAGCGGGGCGACGCCGCGGGCGGCGCGTTCGACGCGCTGGTGGAAGTGGTGGAGCCGGTGGGCAACGAAGTCTTCGTCAATCTCCGGCTCGGCGACCACACGCTGGTGGCGCGGCTGCCGCCGGGCGCGCTGCCGCGTCCTGGTGAATCCATCTCGCTGCGCGTGGCAGTCGAACACGTGCATGTCTTCGATGGTGCGCCCGGCGCTGATGGCGCCCGGTTGGAGGCGGATGGAGGAGGCTGA
- a CDS encoding flavohemoglobin expression-modulating QEGLA motif protein, producing MPEPVRPGPRVQKPPAPDFGLGAWRRELDAGGRVHIDRPLPFLVLNRYADEAASIARRLATISAAHLVWPAGGDADAGAITRLDSVLAHQARDFPSYLLLWLHDLPRDASIAEDSPRLEPFRFTVAASGGAPAHAAARRLRDALAGACIELREAAIEDAGAPDLPAALAALVEGSAGIGVLSLGLPRIYLAPGSDAVYPQVFHELETLAFDALLQALAAFVEAATPDIRVPHRTLGRSRFIKAAVAVDRDLAAISASFDFLLSVSPINTVEAMERFHAAGSDKAPEFRYRPLTVSPELSKRALYSIDVRAVEDPVLEQLFLQKQRELDQQLTMLQGRNTPAFKYASVIQYGAVEASLLGEARGILAREDAAAGNEDTACVDCHAVREAAEALIARYRHKAPLFQAEVCLRDDIAPGLMVSGRSVLVSTATRMRRWRLDALLQHEVGVHVLTCVNGSAQGLSIFGSGLAGYEGIQEGLGVFAEYLVGGLGRSRLRLLAARVVVVDAMLDGAEFVDCDRMLRRDHGFTPRAAFNIVARVFRSGGLAKDAIYLRGLKEVFAWVAGGRPLDAFWTGKIAASHVPVVDELRARGILREPAVLPEFLSRPEARARLARVRGGEPFLELVQA from the coding sequence ATGCCTGAACCCGTTCGCCCCGGTCCCCGCGTGCAGAAGCCGCCGGCGCCGGACTTCGGTCTTGGCGCATGGCGCCGCGAGCTCGACGCCGGCGGTCGCGTGCACATCGACCGGCCGCTGCCGTTCCTGGTGCTCAACCGCTATGCCGACGAGGCCGCGAGCATCGCGCGCCGCCTCGCGACCATCAGCGCGGCACACCTGGTGTGGCCGGCGGGCGGGGACGCGGACGCGGGGGCCATCACGCGCCTCGATTCCGTGCTGGCCCACCAGGCGCGGGACTTTCCGAGCTACCTGCTGCTGTGGCTGCACGACCTGCCACGCGACGCTTCGATCGCCGAGGACAGCCCGCGCCTGGAGCCGTTCCGGTTCACCGTGGCCGCAAGCGGCGGCGCACCCGCCCATGCGGCCGCGCGGCGCCTGCGCGACGCGCTGGCCGGGGCGTGCATCGAGCTTCGCGAAGCGGCGATCGAGGATGCCGGCGCGCCCGACCTGCCGGCGGCGCTCGCCGCGCTGGTGGAAGGCAGCGCAGGCATCGGCGTGCTGTCGTTGGGGCTGCCGCGCATCTACCTCGCCCCGGGCAGCGATGCGGTGTACCCGCAGGTGTTCCACGAACTGGAAACGCTGGCGTTCGATGCCTTGTTGCAGGCGCTGGCCGCGTTCGTCGAAGCCGCCACGCCGGACATCCGCGTCCCGCACCGCACGCTGGGGCGGAGCCGCTTCATCAAGGCCGCGGTCGCCGTCGACCGCGACCTGGCGGCAATCAGCGCCTCGTTCGATTTCCTGCTCTCGGTGTCGCCGATCAATACCGTCGAGGCGATGGAGCGCTTCCACGCGGCCGGAAGCGACAAGGCGCCGGAGTTCCGCTACCGGCCGTTGACCGTCAGTCCGGAGCTCTCCAAGCGTGCGCTGTACTCGATCGACGTCCGCGCCGTGGAAGATCCCGTCCTGGAACAGCTGTTCCTGCAGAAGCAGCGCGAGCTCGACCAGCAGCTGACCATGCTCCAGGGCCGCAACACCCCGGCGTTCAAGTACGCCTCGGTCATCCAGTACGGTGCGGTCGAAGCGTCGCTGCTGGGCGAGGCGCGCGGGATCCTCGCGCGCGAGGACGCCGCCGCCGGCAACGAAGACACGGCCTGTGTCGATTGCCACGCCGTGCGCGAGGCGGCGGAAGCGCTGATCGCCCGCTACCGCCACAAGGCGCCGCTGTTCCAGGCCGAGGTCTGCCTGCGCGACGACATCGCCCCCGGGCTGATGGTCTCCGGGCGCTCGGTGCTGGTTTCCACCGCCACGCGCATGCGCCGCTGGCGGCTGGATGCGCTGCTGCAGCACGAGGTCGGGGTACACGTGCTCACCTGCGTCAACGGCAGCGCGCAGGGGCTGTCGATATTCGGCAGCGGCCTGGCCGGCTACGAGGGCATCCAGGAAGGGCTCGGCGTGTTCGCGGAATACCTGGTGGGCGGCCTGGGGCGGTCGCGCCTGCGGCTGCTCGCGGCCCGTGTCGTCGTGGTCGATGCGATGCTCGACGGCGCGGAATTCGTCGACTGCGATCGCATGCTGCGCCGCGACCATGGCTTCACGCCGCGCGCCGCGTTCAACATCGTCGCCCGCGTGTTCCGTTCCGGCGGCCTCGCCAAGGATGCGATCTACCTGCGCGGGCTGAAGGAAGTCTTTGCGTGGGTTGCGGGCGGCCGGCCGCTGGACGCCTTCTGGACCGGCAAGATCGCCGCGTCCCACGTGCCCGTGGTCGACGAACTGCGTGCGCGCGGAATCCTGCGCGAGCCGGCGGTGCTGCCCGAATTCCTCTCGCGGCCGGAGGCGCGCGCGCGGCTGGCGCGCGTGCGTGGCGGCGAACCCTTCCTCGAACTTGTCCAGGCCTGA
- a CDS encoding GH1 family beta-glucosidase translates to MPTDASPTRDLRFPEGFLWGAATAAHQIEGSPMADGAGPSIWTRFAHTPGMTLNGDTGDIACDHYNRWKDDVALMRELGLKAYRFSVSWSRIHPEGIGRVNQAGVDFYSRLVDELLANDIEPLLTLFHWDLPAALDDKGGWLNRDCADWFAEYGTTLYRALDGRVKKWVTLNEPWVITDGGYLHGALAPGHRSRYEAPIASHNLMRAHGAAVQAYRAEGKHEIGLVVNIEPKHAASDSAEDEAAVKRAHAYMNEQYLHPALLGRYPPELAEVFGDAWPEIDPVDFDLIRQPLDFVGINYYTRSVTRADASYPLRAGGVRQPGATYTETGWEVFPKALTELLLWFKDTYGDLPLYITENGAAFFDPPVAEGGRVRDPLRIDYLRKHITAVHDAITAGVDVRGYMAWSLLDNLEWSLGYSKRFGIVHVDYGTQQRTPKDSAHWYSGVIASNGRALADPLPY, encoded by the coding sequence ATGCCGACCGACGCTTCCCCGACTCGCGACCTGCGCTTCCCGGAGGGCTTCCTCTGGGGCGCCGCCACCGCCGCGCACCAGATCGAGGGATCGCCCATGGCGGACGGCGCCGGCCCGAGCATCTGGACGCGTTTCGCGCATACGCCGGGCATGACCTTGAACGGCGACACCGGCGACATCGCCTGCGACCACTACAACCGCTGGAAGGACGACGTCGCGCTGATGCGCGAGCTCGGGCTGAAGGCGTACCGCTTCAGCGTGTCGTGGTCGCGGATCCATCCCGAGGGCATCGGCCGTGTCAACCAGGCCGGCGTGGACTTCTACTCACGCCTGGTGGACGAACTGCTGGCCAACGACATCGAGCCGCTGCTCACGCTGTTCCACTGGGACCTGCCGGCAGCGCTCGACGACAAGGGCGGCTGGCTCAACCGCGACTGCGCCGACTGGTTCGCCGAGTACGGCACCACGCTGTACCGCGCGCTCGATGGCCGGGTGAAGAAGTGGGTGACGCTCAACGAGCCGTGGGTGATCACCGATGGTGGCTACCTGCACGGCGCGCTGGCGCCCGGCCACCGCAGCCGTTACGAGGCACCCATCGCGTCGCACAACCTGATGCGCGCGCACGGAGCCGCGGTGCAGGCGTATCGCGCCGAGGGCAAGCACGAGATCGGCCTGGTGGTGAACATCGAGCCCAAGCATGCGGCCAGCGACTCGGCCGAAGACGAGGCAGCGGTGAAGCGCGCCCACGCCTACATGAACGAGCAATACCTGCACCCCGCCCTGCTCGGCCGCTATCCGCCGGAGCTGGCCGAGGTGTTCGGCGACGCCTGGCCGGAGATCGACCCCGTCGACTTCGACCTGATCCGCCAGCCGCTGGATTTCGTCGGCATCAACTACTACACGCGCAGCGTGACGCGGGCCGACGCCAGCTACCCGCTGCGCGCCGGCGGCGTGCGCCAGCCGGGCGCGACCTATACCGAGACCGGCTGGGAAGTGTTCCCGAAGGCGCTGACCGAACTGCTGCTGTGGTTCAAGGACACCTACGGCGACCTGCCGCTGTACATCACCGAGAACGGCGCGGCGTTCTTCGACCCGCCGGTGGCCGAGGGCGGCCGCGTGCGCGACCCGCTGCGCATCGACTACCTGCGCAAGCACATCACGGCCGTGCACGACGCCATCACCGCGGGCGTCGACGTGCGCGGCTACATGGCCTGGTCGCTGCTCGACAACCTGGAATGGTCACTCGGCTATTCCAAGCGCTTCGGCATCGTGCACGTCGACTACGGCACCCAGCAGCGCACGCCGAAGGACAGTGCGCACTGGTACTCCGGGGTGATCGCCAGCAACGGGCGCGCCCTCGCCGACCCCCTGCCTTACTGA
- a CDS encoding glutathione synthetase, with the protein MLIAFYVNDLETEYAGYTTTVLAHEASRRGHHVCYMTPGDFVLGTDDRMRAHVHMVPPLKSGKRTQEKFFADLQAVTRKKLVDITDIDVLMLRSDPSNDAATRPWAESVGVQFGRLAAMRGCLVLNDPDALAKAANKLYFQSFPRAVRAETLISRQASDIKAFAKQHAGNIVLKPLQGSGGQGVFLVDQKSGGNLNQMIEAIGRDGYIIAQAWVPEAEKGDIRLFLMNGVPLEIDGKYAAMRRVGAKEDIRSNIHAGGKAKPVRITERELRVAELIRPKLVRDGMFLVGIDIIGDTILEVNVFSPGNLGSCSALAGVNFADKILGSIERKLEVAAGFPGHFDNRALAVL; encoded by the coding sequence ATGCTGATCGCCTTCTATGTCAACGACCTCGAAACCGAGTACGCCGGCTACACCACAACCGTGCTCGCGCACGAGGCGTCGCGCCGCGGCCACCACGTCTGCTACATGACGCCGGGCGATTTCGTGCTGGGCACGGACGACCGCATGCGCGCGCACGTGCACATGGTGCCGCCGCTGAAATCCGGCAAGCGCACGCAGGAAAAGTTCTTCGCCGACCTCCAGGCGGTCACCCGCAAGAAGCTGGTCGACATCACCGACATCGACGTGCTGATGCTGCGCAGCGACCCGTCGAACGATGCGGCCACGCGCCCGTGGGCCGAGTCGGTGGGTGTCCAGTTCGGCCGCCTGGCCGCGATGCGCGGCTGCCTGGTGCTCAACGACCCGGACGCGCTGGCCAAGGCCGCCAACAAGCTGTATTTCCAGTCGTTTCCGCGCGCGGTGCGGGCCGAGACCCTGATCAGCCGCCAGGCCTCCGACATCAAGGCCTTCGCCAAACAGCATGCCGGCAATATCGTGCTCAAGCCGCTGCAGGGCTCGGGCGGGCAGGGCGTGTTCCTGGTGGACCAGAAGTCCGGCGGCAACCTCAACCAGATGATCGAGGCGATCGGCCGCGACGGTTACATCATTGCCCAGGCGTGGGTACCGGAGGCGGAGAAGGGCGACATCCGCCTGTTCCTGATGAACGGCGTACCGCTCGAGATCGACGGCAAGTACGCGGCGATGCGCCGCGTCGGCGCCAAGGAGGACATCCGCAGCAACATCCACGCCGGCGGCAAGGCCAAGCCGGTGCGCATCACCGAACGCGAGTTGCGCGTCGCCGAGCTGATCCGGCCGAAGCTGGTGCGCGATGGCATGTTCCTGGTCGGCATCGACATCATCGGCGACACCATCCTCGAGGTGAACGTGTTCTCGCCCGGCAACCTCGGCTCGTGCAGCGCGCTCGCTGGGGTCAATTTCGCGGACAAGATCCTGGGGTCGATCGAGCGCAAGCTGGAAGTGGCTGCCGGTTTCCCGGGGCATTTCGACAACCGCGCGCTCGCGGTGTTGTAG